In Plutella xylostella chromosome 3, ilPluXylo3.1, whole genome shotgun sequence, the following proteins share a genomic window:
- the LOC119693448 gene encoding ice-structuring glycoprotein isoform X4 translates to MRIVYLLCLLCLCMVSAKYLPNESSGSRALLSRHARSASDESHENKSVEEHDEDEDNSAEESRRKEQERRLEKIEKERKKLLEKQEKEQRKQEEKQRKQAEKQAERQRKQEEKERKQQEKQEKEERKREEKIRKLLEKLEEETREREEKVAEQNQKASEESVEVQDLWKNHIYQKYGLTPTSTKAEKKAVLNDYLGLTINSTKLDRREAVLNLIKTMQENATAQEELKNVLVPRLNEIAVQQLRTELEQKIEKLDNKSALLSNAPQPWGPVAVQQIEQRRGFLQAVSQLLSTVFPFWNSQPAANSTVVDGSSGPSVASPSSDTTSASAGAPADGSTASGASAGTPASSNTGASNAAGAPTDAAAPAAGSAPIDFLSAPAAGSAPTAGAPTSAGAASSASSAPASGAPTNGAAPATGASDSAAPAATDASAPVAAGANDASAPVAAGATDASAPVSTGATGAAAPVTAGATDAAAPAAAGATDASAPVAGAATDAAAPAAAGATDAAAPVSTGATGAAAPATAGATDVSAPVTTGATDAAVPVAAGATDASAPAAAGTTNAAAPAAAGATDASAPVAAGATNTAAPAAAGATDAAAPATAGATDASAPVAPGATDASAPVAAGATDAAAPATSVATDASAPVTTGATGAAAPAAAGATDASAPVAAGATDAAAPATSVATDASAPVTTGATGAAAPAAAGATDASAPVAAGATDAAAPATSVATDASAPAAAGSTDTAAPAAAGATDASAPVAAGATDAAAPVAAPIDAAAPATTGATDASAPVAAGATGAATPAAAGATDAAAPATSVATDASAPVAAGATGAAAPATGVSDTAAPAAAGETDASAPATAGATDAVAPATAGATDATAPASTVATNTSTPVSAGATGTPAASAAPTDAAAPAAAGATDAAAPATSVATDASAPVAPGATDAAAPVAAPTDAVASPAAVAPTDAAAAPSAAAASTDAAAPVAAPTDAAASPAAAAPTDAAASPAAGAPADAAAAPTDAAASPAAAAPTDAAASPAAAAPTDAAATPTDVAASPAAVAPTDAAAAPTDVAASPANAAASPAAVAPTDAAATPTDAASIPAAATPTDAAAAPAAGAPTDAATPAVDAPTDAAAAPADAAATPTDVAASPAAVAPTDAAPADAAASPSAAAPTDVAASPAAGAPTDAATPTDAAASPAAAGPTDAAAAPAAGAPTDAAAPTDAAAAPADAAAAPTDAAAAPTDAAAAPTDAAAAPTDAATSPAAGAPTDAAAPVGAPTDAAAAPVASAPADASTVNAAAPAAPEAVAGNPAGSPTSSPIVAGTEPEGSGSGPTDNVPTTTEAATEAVTEAVTEAATEAATEAVTDAPAGVTNAQETTTQSPAVDTTTNVPVDGNTVGNTPVTDEPTTLSPTTVSVDSIVIPQEPGADAVAYDVVY, encoded by the exons ATGAGGAttgtatacttattatgtttg TTATGCCTGTGCATGGTGAGTGCGAAATACTTACCAAACGAATCGAGTGGCTCCAGGGCCCTCTTGTCAAGACACGCGCGTTCTGCGTCCGACGAGTCGCATGAGAACAAGTCGGTTGAAGAACACGACGAAGATGAAGACAACTCAGCAGAAGAAAGCCGCAGGAAGGAACAAGAACGGCGGTTAGAAAAGATCGAGAAAGAACGCAAGAAGCTTCTGGAGAAGCAGGAGAAAGAACAGAGGAAACAAGAAGAGAAACAGCGAAAACAAGCTGAAAAACAAGCTGAGAGACAGCGCAAGCAGGAGGAGAAAGAAAGGAAACAACAAGAGAAGCAAGAAAAGGAGGAGCGCAAACGCGAAGAGAAGATCCGCAAATTGCTAGAGAAATTGGAAGAGGAGACCAGGGAACGTGAAGAGAAAGTTGCTGAACAAAACCAAAAGGCTTCGGAAGAGTCAGTGGAGGTCCAAGATTTATGGAAGAACCACATTTACCAGAAATACGGTTTGACCCCTACCAGCACAAAGGCCGAGAAGAAGGCAGTCCTCAACGACTACCTTGGGTTGACTATCAACAGCACCAAATTGGACAGACGCGAAGCCGTGTTGAATCTCATCAAGACCATGCAAGAAAACGCGACAGCCCAGGAGGAATTAAAGAACGTATTGGTACCTCGTCTCAACGAGATCGCAGTCCAGCAGCTCCGCACTGAACTGGAACAGAAAATTGAGAAACTGGATAACAAGTCTGCACTATTGAGCAATGCCCCTCAGCCATGGGGCCCCGTGGCCGTGCAGCAGATTGAGCAGAGACGAGGCTTCCTCCAGGCCGTGTCGCAGCTGTTGTCTACCGTGTTCCCGTTCTGGAATTCTCAGCCGGCCGCGAACTCCACCGTTGTTGATGGTTCAAGTGGACCATCTGTAGCGTCTCCTAGCTCTGACACTACTAGCGCCTCTGCTGGTGCCCCCGCTGATGGCTCAACTGCCTCAGGCGCGTCCGCTGGTACACCTGCCTCTTCTAACACTGGTGCCTCCAACGCCGCCGGGGCTCCCACGGACGCCGCTGCTCCTGCTGCTGGCAGCGCCCCTATTGACTTCTTATCAGCCCCAGCTGCCGGGTCTGCTCCTACTGCAGGAGCTCCCACTAGTGCCGGAGCTGCCTCTAGTGCCTCATCAGCACCTGCCTCCGGAGCCCCCACTAACGGAGCTGCCCCAGCCACCGGAGCCTCAGACTCTGCGGCTCCTGCTGCCACTGACGCATCTGCCCCGGTTGCTGCTGGAGCCAATGACGCATCCGCCCCGGTCGCAGCTGGAGCCACTGACGCATCTGCCCCGGTCTCTACCGGAGCCACTGGTGCTGCTGCCCCTGTCACCGCTGGAGCCACCGACGCCGCTGCTCCTGCTGCTGCTGGAGCTACTGACGCATCTGCCCCAGTCGCTGGTGCAGCCACTGACGCTGCTGCCCCCGCTGCTGCTGGTGCCACTGACGCCGCTGCCCCGGTCTCTACCGGAGCCACTGGCGCTGCTGCCCCTGCCACCGCTGGAGCCACTGACGTATCTGCCCCGGTCACTACCGGAGCCACTGACGCCGCTGTCCCGGTCGCTGCCGGAGCCACTGACGCATCTGCCCCGGCTGCTGCCGGTACCACTAACGCAGCTGCCCCTGCAGCTGCTGGAGCTACTGACGCATCCGCCCCGGTCGCTGCCGGTGCAACTAACACCGCTGCCCCTGCTGCTGCTGGAGCCACTGACGCCGCAGCCCCCGCCACCGCTGGAGCTACTGACGCATCTGCCCCAGTCGCTCCTGGTGCCACTGATGCATCTGCCCCAGTCGCTGCCGGAGCCACTGACGCTGCTGCCCCGGCCACCTCTGTAGCCACTGACGCATCTGCCCCGGTCACTACCGGAGCTACTGGTGCCGCTGCCCCTGCTGCTGCTGGAGCCACTGACGCATCTGCCCCAGTCGCTGCCGGAGCCACTGACGCTGCTGCCCCGGCCACCTCTGTAGCCACTGACGCATCTGCCCCGGTCACTACCGGAGCTACTGGTGCCGCTGCCCCTGCTGCTGCTGGAGCCACTGACGCATCTGCCCCAGTCGCTGCCGGAGCCACAGACGCTGCTGCCCCGGCCACCTCTGTAGCCACTGACGCATCTGCCCCGGCTGCTGCTGGATCCACTGACACCGCTGCTCCTGCTGCTGCTGGAGCCACTGACGCATCTGCCCCAGTCGCTGCTGGAGCCACAGACGCCGCTGCCCCGGTCGCTGCTCCCATTGACGCCGCTGCCCCCGCCACCACTGGAGCCACTGACGCGTCTGCCCCAGTAGCTGCTGGAGCCACTGGCGCCGCCACCCCTGCTGCTGCCGGAGCCACTGACGCTGCTGCCCCTGCCACCTCTGTAGCCACTGACGCATCTGCCCCGGTCGCTGCTGGAGCCACTGGCGCTGCTGCCCCTGCCACCGGAGTCTCAGACACTGCGGCTCCTGCTGCTGCTGGAGAAACAGACGCATCTGCCCCTGCCACCGCTGGAGCCACTGACGCTGTTGCCCCTGCCACCGCTGGAGCCACTGACGCCACCGCGCCTGCTTCTACTGTAGCCACCAACACCTCTACTCCAGTATCTGCTGGAGCCACTGGCACTCCCGCTGCCTCCGCAGCCCCTACTGACGCCGCTGCCCCTGCTGCTGCTGGAGCCACTGACGCTGCTGCCCCTGCCACCTCTGTAGCTACTGACGCATCTGCCCCGGTCGCTCCCGGTGCAACTGACGCCGCTGCCCCCGTCGCTGCTCCTACTGACGCAGTTGCCTCACCCGCGGCTGTTGCTCCCACTGACGCCGCTGCCGCTCCCAGTGCCGCCGCAGCCTCTACTGACGCTGCTGCCCCGGTCGCTGCTCCCACTGATGCCGCTGCCTCACCCGCGGCTGCTGCCCCTACTGACGCCGCTGCTTCACCCGCGGCCGGTGCTCCCGCTGACGCCGCTGCCGCTCCCACTGACGCCGCTGCCTCACCCGCCGCTGCCGCTCCCACTGACGCCGCTGCTTCACCCGCGGCCGCTGCTCCCACTGACGCCGCTGCCACCCCCACTGACGTAGCTGCCTCACCCGCGGCTGTCGCTCCCACTGATGCCGCTGCCGCCCCCACTGACGTAGCTGCCTCTCCGGCTAACGCCGCTGCCTCGCCTGCGGCTGTCGCTCCCACTGACGCCGCTGCCACTCCCACTGACGCCGCCTCCATACCCGCGGCTGCCACTCCCACTGACGCCGCTGCCGCTCCTGCTGCTGGTGCCCCAACTGACGCAGCCACCCCCGCCGTAGATGCCCCCACTGACGCCGCTGCAGCTCCCGCTGACGCCGCTGCCACTCCCACTGACGTAGCTGCCTCACCTGCGGCTGTCGCTCCCACTGACGCCGCTCCCGCTGACGCCGCTGCGTCACCCTCGGCTGCTGCTCCCACTGACGTAGCTGCTTCACCTGCTGCTGGTGCCCCAACTGACGCTGCCACTCCCACTGACGCCGCTGCCTCACCCGCCGCTGCCGGTCCCACTGACGCC GCCGCAGCTCCTGCTGCTGGTGCCCCAACTGACGCTGCCGCCCCCACTGACGCCGCTGCTGCTCCCGCTGACGCCGCTGCCGCTCCAACTGACGCCGCTGCCGCTCCTACTGACGCCGCTGCCGCTCCTACTGACGCCGCTGCCGCTCCCACTGACGCCGCTACCTCTCCTGCTGCTGGTGCCCCAACTGACGCTGCCGCCCCCGTAGGCGCTCCCACTGACGCCGCTGCAGCTCCCGTTGCAAGCGCTCCCGCTGACGCATCAACTGTCAACGCTGCCGCACCAGCGGCCCCCGAAGCTGTGGCTGGAAACCCCGCGGGCAGTCCTACTAGCAGCCCTATTGTAGCCGGAACCGAACCGGAAGGTTCAGGAAGTGGACC
- the LOC119693448 gene encoding ice-structuring glycoprotein isoform X1, translating into MRIVYLLCLLCLCMVSAKYLPNESSGSRALLSRHARSASDESHENKSVEEHDEDEDNSAEESRRKEQERRLEKIEKERKKLLEKQEKEQRKQEEKQRKQAEKQAERQRKQEEKERKQQEKQEKEERKREEKIRKLLEKLEEETREREEKVAEQNQKASEESVEVQDLWKNHIYQKYGLTPTSTKAEKKAVLNDYLGLTINSTKLDRREAVLNLIKTMQENATAQEELKNVLVPRLNEIAVQQLRTELEQKIEKLDNKSALLSNAPQPWGPVAVQQIEQRRGFLQAVSQLLSTVFPFWNSQPAANSTVVDGSSGPSVASPSSDTTSASAGAPADGSTASGASAGTPASSNTGASNAAGAPTDAAAPAAGSAPIDFLSAPAAGSAPTAGAPTSAGAASSASSAPASGAPTNGAAPATGASDSAAPAATDASAPVAAGANDASAPVAAGATDASAPVSTGATGAAAPVTAGATDAAAPAAAGATDASAPVAGAATDAAAPAAAGATDAAAPVSTGATGAAAPATAGATDVSAPVTTGATDAAVPVAAGATDASAPAAAGTTNAAAPAAAGATDASAPVAAGATNTAAPAAAGATDAAAPATAGATDASAPVAPGATDASAPVAAGATDAAAPATSVATDASAPVTTGATGAAAPAAAGATDASAPVAAGATDAAAPATSVATDASAPVTTGATGAAAPAAAGATDASAPVAAGATDAAAPATSVATDASAPAAAGSTDTAAPAAAGATDASAPVAAGATDAAAPVAAPIDAAAPATTGATDASAPVAAGATGAATPAAAGATDAAAPATSVATDASAPVAAGATGAAAPATGVSDTAAPAAAGETDASAPATAGATDAVAPATAGATDATAPASTVATNTSTPVSAGATGTPAASAAPTDAAAPAAAGATDAAAPATSVATDASAPVAPGATDAAAPVAAPTDAVASPAAVAPTDAAAAPSAAAASTDAAAPVAAPTDAAASPAAAAPTDAAASPAAGAPADAAAAPTDAAASPAAAAPTDAAASPAAAAPTDAAATPTDVAASPAAVAPTDAAAAPTDVAASPANAAASPAAVAPTDAAATPTDAASIPAAATPTDAAAAPAAGAPTDAATPAVDAPTDAAAAPADAAATPTDVAASPAAVAPTDAAPADAAASPSAAAPTDVAASPAAGAPTDAATPTDAAASPAAAGPTDAAVAPADVAAAPADAAAAPTDAAATPTDAAAPTDAAAAPAAGAPTDAAAPTDAAAAPADAAAAPTDAAAAPTDAAAAPTDAAAAPTDAATSPAAGAPTDAAAPVGAPTDAAAAPVASAPADASTVNAAAPAAPEAVAGNPAGSPTSSPIVAGTEPEGSGSGPTDNVPTTTEAATEAVTEAVTEAATEAATEAVTDAPAGVTNAQETTTQSPAVDTTTNVPVDGNTVGNTPVTDEPTTLSPTTVSVDSIVIPQEPGADAVAYDVVY; encoded by the exons ATGAGGAttgtatacttattatgtttg TTATGCCTGTGCATGGTGAGTGCGAAATACTTACCAAACGAATCGAGTGGCTCCAGGGCCCTCTTGTCAAGACACGCGCGTTCTGCGTCCGACGAGTCGCATGAGAACAAGTCGGTTGAAGAACACGACGAAGATGAAGACAACTCAGCAGAAGAAAGCCGCAGGAAGGAACAAGAACGGCGGTTAGAAAAGATCGAGAAAGAACGCAAGAAGCTTCTGGAGAAGCAGGAGAAAGAACAGAGGAAACAAGAAGAGAAACAGCGAAAACAAGCTGAAAAACAAGCTGAGAGACAGCGCAAGCAGGAGGAGAAAGAAAGGAAACAACAAGAGAAGCAAGAAAAGGAGGAGCGCAAACGCGAAGAGAAGATCCGCAAATTGCTAGAGAAATTGGAAGAGGAGACCAGGGAACGTGAAGAGAAAGTTGCTGAACAAAACCAAAAGGCTTCGGAAGAGTCAGTGGAGGTCCAAGATTTATGGAAGAACCACATTTACCAGAAATACGGTTTGACCCCTACCAGCACAAAGGCCGAGAAGAAGGCAGTCCTCAACGACTACCTTGGGTTGACTATCAACAGCACCAAATTGGACAGACGCGAAGCCGTGTTGAATCTCATCAAGACCATGCAAGAAAACGCGACAGCCCAGGAGGAATTAAAGAACGTATTGGTACCTCGTCTCAACGAGATCGCAGTCCAGCAGCTCCGCACTGAACTGGAACAGAAAATTGAGAAACTGGATAACAAGTCTGCACTATTGAGCAATGCCCCTCAGCCATGGGGCCCCGTGGCCGTGCAGCAGATTGAGCAGAGACGAGGCTTCCTCCAGGCCGTGTCGCAGCTGTTGTCTACCGTGTTCCCGTTCTGGAATTCTCAGCCGGCCGCGAACTCCACCGTTGTTGATGGTTCAAGTGGACCATCTGTAGCGTCTCCTAGCTCTGACACTACTAGCGCCTCTGCTGGTGCCCCCGCTGATGGCTCAACTGCCTCAGGCGCGTCCGCTGGTACACCTGCCTCTTCTAACACTGGTGCCTCCAACGCCGCCGGGGCTCCCACGGACGCCGCTGCTCCTGCTGCTGGCAGCGCCCCTATTGACTTCTTATCAGCCCCAGCTGCCGGGTCTGCTCCTACTGCAGGAGCTCCCACTAGTGCCGGAGCTGCCTCTAGTGCCTCATCAGCACCTGCCTCCGGAGCCCCCACTAACGGAGCTGCCCCAGCCACCGGAGCCTCAGACTCTGCGGCTCCTGCTGCCACTGACGCATCTGCCCCGGTTGCTGCTGGAGCCAATGACGCATCCGCCCCGGTCGCAGCTGGAGCCACTGACGCATCTGCCCCGGTCTCTACCGGAGCCACTGGTGCTGCTGCCCCTGTCACCGCTGGAGCCACCGACGCCGCTGCTCCTGCTGCTGCTGGAGCTACTGACGCATCTGCCCCAGTCGCTGGTGCAGCCACTGACGCTGCTGCCCCCGCTGCTGCTGGTGCCACTGACGCCGCTGCCCCGGTCTCTACCGGAGCCACTGGCGCTGCTGCCCCTGCCACCGCTGGAGCCACTGACGTATCTGCCCCGGTCACTACCGGAGCCACTGACGCCGCTGTCCCGGTCGCTGCCGGAGCCACTGACGCATCTGCCCCGGCTGCTGCCGGTACCACTAACGCAGCTGCCCCTGCAGCTGCTGGAGCTACTGACGCATCCGCCCCGGTCGCTGCCGGTGCAACTAACACCGCTGCCCCTGCTGCTGCTGGAGCCACTGACGCCGCAGCCCCCGCCACCGCTGGAGCTACTGACGCATCTGCCCCAGTCGCTCCTGGTGCCACTGATGCATCTGCCCCAGTCGCTGCCGGAGCCACTGACGCTGCTGCCCCGGCCACCTCTGTAGCCACTGACGCATCTGCCCCGGTCACTACCGGAGCTACTGGTGCCGCTGCCCCTGCTGCTGCTGGAGCCACTGACGCATCTGCCCCAGTCGCTGCCGGAGCCACTGACGCTGCTGCCCCGGCCACCTCTGTAGCCACTGACGCATCTGCCCCGGTCACTACCGGAGCTACTGGTGCCGCTGCCCCTGCTGCTGCTGGAGCCACTGACGCATCTGCCCCAGTCGCTGCCGGAGCCACAGACGCTGCTGCCCCGGCCACCTCTGTAGCCACTGACGCATCTGCCCCGGCTGCTGCTGGATCCACTGACACCGCTGCTCCTGCTGCTGCTGGAGCCACTGACGCATCTGCCCCAGTCGCTGCTGGAGCCACAGACGCCGCTGCCCCGGTCGCTGCTCCCATTGACGCCGCTGCCCCCGCCACCACTGGAGCCACTGACGCGTCTGCCCCAGTAGCTGCTGGAGCCACTGGCGCCGCCACCCCTGCTGCTGCCGGAGCCACTGACGCTGCTGCCCCTGCCACCTCTGTAGCCACTGACGCATCTGCCCCGGTCGCTGCTGGAGCCACTGGCGCTGCTGCCCCTGCCACCGGAGTCTCAGACACTGCGGCTCCTGCTGCTGCTGGAGAAACAGACGCATCTGCCCCTGCCACCGCTGGAGCCACTGACGCTGTTGCCCCTGCCACCGCTGGAGCCACTGACGCCACCGCGCCTGCTTCTACTGTAGCCACCAACACCTCTACTCCAGTATCTGCTGGAGCCACTGGCACTCCCGCTGCCTCCGCAGCCCCTACTGACGCCGCTGCCCCTGCTGCTGCTGGAGCCACTGACGCTGCTGCCCCTGCCACCTCTGTAGCTACTGACGCATCTGCCCCGGTCGCTCCCGGTGCAACTGACGCCGCTGCCCCCGTCGCTGCTCCTACTGACGCAGTTGCCTCACCCGCGGCTGTTGCTCCCACTGACGCCGCTGCCGCTCCCAGTGCCGCCGCAGCCTCTACTGACGCTGCTGCCCCGGTCGCTGCTCCCACTGATGCCGCTGCCTCACCCGCGGCTGCTGCCCCTACTGACGCCGCTGCTTCACCCGCGGCCGGTGCTCCCGCTGACGCCGCTGCCGCTCCCACTGACGCCGCTGCCTCACCCGCCGCTGCCGCTCCCACTGACGCCGCTGCTTCACCCGCGGCCGCTGCTCCCACTGACGCCGCTGCCACCCCCACTGACGTAGCTGCCTCACCCGCGGCTGTCGCTCCCACTGATGCCGCTGCCGCCCCCACTGACGTAGCTGCCTCTCCGGCTAACGCCGCTGCCTCGCCTGCGGCTGTCGCTCCCACTGACGCCGCTGCCACTCCCACTGACGCCGCCTCCATACCCGCGGCTGCCACTCCCACTGACGCCGCTGCCGCTCCTGCTGCTGGTGCCCCAACTGACGCAGCCACCCCCGCCGTAGATGCCCCCACTGACGCCGCTGCAGCTCCCGCTGACGCCGCTGCCACTCCCACTGACGTAGCTGCCTCACCTGCGGCTGTCGCTCCCACTGACGCCGCTCCCGCTGACGCCGCTGCGTCACCCTCGGCTGCTGCTCCCACTGACGTAGCTGCTTCACCTGCTGCTGGTGCCCCAACTGACGCTGCCACTCCCACTGACGCCGCTGCCTCACCCGCCGCTGCCGGTCCCACTGACGCCGCTGTCGCTCCCGCTGACGTCGCTGCAGCTCCCGCTGATGCCGCTGCCGCTCCCACTGACGCCGCTGCCACTCCCACTGACGCTGCCGCTCCCACTGACGCTGCCGCAGCTCCTGCTGCTGGTGCCCCAACTGACGCTGCCGCCCCCACTGACGCCGCTGCTGCTCCCGCTGACGCCGCTGCCGCTCCAACTGACGCCGCTGCCGCTCCTACTGACGCCGCTGCCGCTCCTACTGACGCCGCTGCCGCTCCCACTGACGCCGCTACCTCTCCTGCTGCTGGTGCCCCAACTGACGCTGCCGCCCCCGTAGGCGCTCCCACTGACGCCGCTGCAGCTCCCGTTGCAAGCGCTCCCGCTGACGCATCAACTGTCAACGCTGCCGCACCAGCGGCCCCCGAAGCTGTGGCTGGAAACCCCGCGGGCAGTCCTACTAGCAGCCCTATTGTAGCCGGAACCGAACCGGAAGGTTCAGGAAGTGGACC